The following coding sequences lie in one Megalodesulfovibrio gigas DSM 1382 = ATCC 19364 genomic window:
- the traI gene encoding TraI/MobA(P) family conjugative relaxase, whose product MISRRITCKPANDNYRRLANYIAGVGPHPDQDKVLFCWTEGCWAGDDYEWGIQEAMDTQDLNLRSKKEKSYHLIVSFRPEDDDKLTPEMFKEIEQSFAASLGFAEHQRHCGVHQNTGNIHLHIAYNMIHPEKLTRHEPFRDFHTRDRVCRELERRFDLAVDNGRGQSQTPEAERLGDKPATMEAHSGLESFESYAKSKREALLRAMQDATSWRDVHVTLAAHGLAIVLHGNGLAIMSRHGKQACKASAVDRNLSKSRLEARFGPYQPPGPEVAAIPSLEYYQPRPNVRHRDAGNGELFKAWQTAMDARKAELLSIRDQARTEVAAITTYWQKTRQEIEQMPASRRDRATLLHRARQNERQVKRTLYDRAIEQRDQFRREKHFLTWAAFRKIAQNQQQQQAREQSQGLER is encoded by the coding sequence ATGATCAGCCGCCGCATCACCTGCAAGCCAGCCAATGACAACTACCGCCGCCTGGCCAACTACATTGCCGGTGTCGGCCCCCACCCGGACCAGGACAAGGTCCTGTTCTGCTGGACCGAGGGCTGCTGGGCCGGCGACGACTACGAATGGGGCATCCAGGAGGCCATGGACACGCAGGATCTCAACCTGCGGTCGAAAAAGGAAAAGAGCTATCACCTCATCGTCAGCTTCCGGCCGGAAGACGACGACAAGCTGACGCCGGAAATGTTCAAGGAAATCGAGCAGTCCTTCGCCGCGTCCCTGGGCTTTGCCGAGCACCAACGCCACTGCGGCGTGCACCAGAACACCGGCAACATCCACCTGCACATCGCCTACAACATGATTCACCCCGAGAAGCTGACTAGGCACGAGCCGTTTCGGGACTTTCACACCCGTGACCGCGTCTGCCGGGAGCTGGAGCGGCGCTTCGACCTTGCCGTGGACAACGGCCGCGGCCAGAGCCAGACGCCAGAAGCCGAGCGCCTGGGCGACAAGCCCGCCACCATGGAAGCCCATTCCGGCCTGGAGTCCTTCGAGAGTTACGCCAAGTCCAAGCGCGAGGCGCTGCTGCGCGCCATGCAGGACGCCACGTCATGGCGGGATGTGCATGTCACCCTGGCCGCCCACGGCCTGGCCATCGTCCTGCATGGCAACGGCCTCGCCATCATGAGCCGCCACGGCAAACAGGCCTGCAAGGCGAGTGCTGTGGACCGTAATCTCTCAAAGTCCAGGTTGGAAGCCCGCTTTGGGCCATACCAGCCTCCTGGACCAGAGGTCGCAGCGATCCCGTCTCTGGAATACTACCAGCCACGCCCCAATGTCCGCCACCGTGATGCCGGTAACGGGGAACTCTTCAAAGCTTGGCAGACCGCCATGGACGCCCGCAAGGCCGAGCTGCTGAGTATCCGTGATCAGGCCCGGACCGAGGTCGCAGCCATCACGACCTACTGGCAGAAGACCCGCCAGGAGATTGAGCAGATGCCCGCCTCCCGACGTGACCGCGCCACCTTGCTGCACCGGGCGAGGCAGAACGAGCGCCAAGTCAAACGGACCCTTTACGACCGGGCAATCGAGCAGCGCGATCAATTTCGCCGGGAGAAGCACTTCCTGACTTGGGCAGCGTTCCGGAAGATTGCACAAAATCAGCAACAGCAGCAGGCGCGGGAGCAAAGTCAGGGCCTCGAGCGCTGA
- a CDS encoding plasmid mobilization protein: MPSKKPIMKVYVTPEEYRQVIDQADRHGLSISAFARRVCLGQPLPARDHQQARRELARINADLGRLGGLFKLWLCDERRAAPELTYQVRRLLREIEARQRELCAAVGRIA; the protein is encoded by the coding sequence ATGCCCTCGAAAAAGCCCATCATGAAGGTCTACGTCACCCCCGAGGAGTACCGGCAGGTCATTGACCAGGCCGACCGTCACGGGCTGAGCATCTCGGCCTTTGCCCGCCGGGTCTGTCTGGGCCAGCCCCTGCCCGCCCGCGACCATCAGCAAGCCCGCCGCGAGCTGGCCCGGATCAACGCCGATCTTGGCCGATTGGGCGGGCTCTTCAAGCTTTGGCTCTGCGACGAGCGCCGCGCGGCCCCGGAGCTGACGTACCAGGTCCGCCGCCTGCTGCGGGAAATCGAGGCCCGGCAGCGCGAGTTGTGCGCCGCCGTGGGCAGGATCGCCTGA